In Gossypium arboreum isolate Shixiya-1 chromosome 5, ASM2569848v2, whole genome shotgun sequence, a single genomic region encodes these proteins:
- the LOC108453708 gene encoding putative pentatricopeptide repeat-containing protein At5g43820, whose translation MVLFFNWAIKQPGIPRDAHSYYIIIRALGRRKFFEFMIQILHDMVKDGVKPNLETVSAVMDSFIRARRVHKALEMFENLEEFGLTPDTESLNVLLLCLCRRTHVGAANSLFNAVGGKIKFNCVTYNIMVSGWSKLGRVSEMERTVKAMIVDGFTPDCSTFSFLIEGLGRAGQIDDTVEIFDHMKEKGCIPDTRVYNAMISNFISTQNFDECKKYYKALLESNFDPDLDTYTKLISAFLKSQKAADALEIFEEMLVQGIVPPIGSLTSFIEPLCSYGPPHAAMMIYKKARKFGCQISLNAYKLLLKRLSRFGKSGMLLNLWDEMQESGHNSDMEVYEYVINGLCNIGHLENAVHVMEEALRKGFCPSKIICSKLNNKLLTANDVDKAYKLFLKIKDARRNENAQRYWRSNGWHF comes from the coding sequence ATGGTTTTGTTTTTCAATTGGGCAATCAAGCAGCCAGGGATACCAAGAGATGCTCACAGTTACTACATAATCATTAGAGCTTTAGGTAGAAGAAAATTTTTCGAGTTCATGATTCAAATCCTGCATGATATGGTGAAAGATGGCGTAAAACCTAATTTGGAGACAGTTTCAGCTGTAATGGACAGTTTCATTAGGGCCCGGCGTGTACATAAAGctttggaaatgtttgagaactTAGAAGAGTTTGGATTGACGCCTGATACTGAGTCTTTGAATGTGCTTTTACTGTGTTTGTGCCGTAGAACTCATGTAGGTGCTGCAAATTCGTTGTTCAATGCAGTGGGTGGGAAGATAAAGTTTAATTGTGTGACATACAATATCATGGTAAGTGGGTGGTCGAAATTAGGTAGAGTTAGCGAAATGGAGAGGACAGTGAAAGCAATGATAGTAGATGGATTTACTCCAGATTGTTCAACTTTCAGTTTCCTCATTGAGGGCTTAGGAAGAGCAGGGCAGATTGATGACACCGTTGAGATTTTTGATCATATGAAGGAGAAAGGCTGCATTCCAGACACTAGAGTTTACAATGCAATGATTTCTAATTTTATTTCTACACAGAATTTTGATGAATGTAAGAAATATTACAAGGCTTTGCTGGAAAGTAACTTTGACCCTGATTTGGATACTTACACGAAACTGATATCTGCTTTTCTCAAATCTCAAAAAGCGGCTGATGCTCTTGAAATTTTTGAAGAGATGTTAGTTCAGGGGATTGTCCCCCCTATTGGGTCTTTAACCTCTTTCATTGAACCTTTATGCAGTTATGGTCCACCTCACGCCGCTATGATGATCTATAAGAAAGCAAGAAAATTTGGCTGCCAAATATCACTCAATGCCTATAAGTTATTGCTCAAGCGGCTATCTAGATTTGGTAAAAGTGGAATGCTGTTAAATTTATGGGATGAGATGCAAGAAAGTGGTCATAATTCTGATATGGAAGTTTATGAGTATGTCATTAATGGTCTTTGCAACATAGGGCACCTTGAAAATGCTGTACATGTTATGGAGGAGGCTTTGCGCAAGGGGTTTTGCCCAAGCAAGATTATATGTAGCAAATTAAATAACAAACTACTTACTGCAAATGATGTTGATAAGGCTTACAAGCTATTTTTGAAGATTAAAGATGCTCGCCGCAATGAAAATGCTCAGAGATATTGGCGTTCTAATGGCTGGCATTTTTGA